The nucleotide window AATTATGCAGCGAACTTCTATGGCTATCACGctcaagaagtccaagatgaATGCTTCGACCAGCTTTCGGGGTTTCTAGAGAATGATGTTCTTCGGGAAAGCTCGTGGCAACTCTTGAACTTCAAAGCGCACCTCGATACTTGTGTCTCCGAGTCTGTGTTTGAATCTAGTCCCAGAAATGTGCTGTCTCTGCACGTGGCCGCATTCTGGGGGTTTGAAACTTACATTGATCGCAGCTTGAGTTACACACGGCAGGGAACTCCAAGCACCCAGAAACAGAATCTAAATAAGAGTGACTCTCACGGATGGACGCCTTTGCACTGGGCCGTGTCCATGGGCCATAAGAGTGTAGTTGCGATTCTTCTCAGATCAGGAGCCAGTCCTgatcttccagatcttgcAGGATGGACGCCAACATTCTGGGCAGCTTTCAAGGGCCACGCAGATATCATTGAAATGCTCTGGCGCTATGATAACGCTCCATTCCGATGCGATAAGAAAGGACTCACTCCACTTCACTGGGCAGTATCCGCGGGCCAAACCGAAATTGTGAAGCGGCTTTTAGATCTCAAGACACGCTTTAGACAGTACGAAACGTCGCCAGTACTCTCACTGTCGTCATTGGACGACTTGACAGTTGAGAGAGCTCGCGCCTTGACAACTAGAGCAAACGAGAGTCCTTTCAAATTTTACTCGGATGGCACAGATATCGAAATGTTTTCCGCCATCTTCAGCGCTCTAAAGCAGAGTTTTCGTGAGAAAGAAGACAAACCTCCGGAAAGGAATGAAGGTTATTATACATTTGATCCGTTACTTTATGGTCCCTTTGGGCAGAGTCTCAAAGCTGATCacggaagaagagcaaggccAGACCGCGACTACCAGTGGGGAAAACCAGATGTTGGATTTCTTGAGTTTGTGGATAAACTGCTGATTCATGCCACGCGGTCACAGGACTTGCCTATTATCAAATTGGTATTTGATATCAAGCTTGTGAAGGCCTCCGGGATTGATagccttgctcttcttcatgaaGCGGCAGCATCTGGCTGGGTCGAGGGCATGGCTGCCCTGATCGGCCTAGGGGCAGATGTCAACAATGCACAGAGAACTTGTGAGCAAACACCTCTACACAGAGCTTGTCGAAACCAACGTGAAGCAGCAGTCAAACTGCTCCTTGGAATCGACAAGATTGATGTCAATGCTCGAGACAGAAATGGGCGAACACCAATCATGGATCTCATGACGGCCTCCTATGAAGAGAAAGCAGTCACTATATATAAGCTACTGGTTTCCGCAGGAGCTTCAATCCATATTCAAGATACGGAAGGCAACTCGCTTATGCACTACGCCTTACGAACCTGTAATGCTACAGTCGTACAAATGTTGTGCACCGCCGGGTTAAGCATAGAATCTCCAAACAAAAGCGGCCAATTGGCATTGCACTGGATGGCTCATTGGAAGTACTTCGATCTTCGGAAGCTCGTCACACCCGATGAAGTCCAACTTGTGAGAAAAAAGCGAAGAGATTGCATGAAGGTCGTCTTTCGGCTCTCGAGTCTTGGCTCCCTGGATTCTGTGTGTGATTGGGAAATTGGCACAACGCCTTCTAGGCAAACGCCTTTGTCATTGGCTTTGAAAAGTCACAATTGGGATTTTATAGCCGAGTTGTTGAAACAAATCAAGCAGCCTGTGAATATGGGTCCCTTGCTGGGTAAGCATGACTGATCCTGGCTTGAGTTGCCTGATGTTGATTCTTCGAGTATAGATCCATATCATGACAGTTTATACGAACTATGTAAGGTGTCAGAGAGACTCCCCTCGGTCTCAACCCCTGAAAGCCGAGATCGAACGATGCTATATTATGAGCTACAACCACTTCCCTTTGATGATTGGACTCGCATACTTCAATTGCTTCTCGATGCCGGAGCTAATATCGATTCAGTGACACACCTGCAGCTTTGCGTACAGAGAGCTGCTAGCATCCCTGTCATTGACACCCTACTGAGATTAGGGGCCAATCCATACGATGCAGGGAAAGACGGGCTAGATTGCTTCCAGCTTTCACTTCTCTGTTCCGAAGAAGCAGGCAGCTGGGAAATCATGGGATGCCTTCGAACCTACGCCAACACTCATCCTGATCCAAGACACTATTTCTGCCAGGGAGGCTTTCTCATCGCGGCCGATACTCCCATACAAAATGAGGAGACTCGCTACCTCCAGGTTCTGCGCCAGACGGGTGCTATCAACTGTGAGACGCGGTCGGGTCGTACCCTCATCTACGAAGCCGCTAGACGAGGAAACACACGCCTGACACGTAGGTTGCTGGAACATGATGCGTATCCACATTATGTAGATGACTTTGGTAGTTCCGCACTGCATGCAGCAGCCAAGCAGCAATCTCCGACAACGGTAACCGCCCTCCTACAGGCTGGAGCAGATGTCCATCAAACTTCAGTGGACGAGTATGGCTTCACAGTCACGGGTACACCGCTGCATGTTTGTCTCGATGCCTGCGATGGCTGTAAAATCAAGACCGAAACAGTCGAAACAGTTCGCATCCTGCTGAGCTATGGTGCCGACCCAAATTATGCAGCCGTCAAGGATGACCATGTAGAGACGAGCATCTCACTCTGTCTCAAGGCACTGTGCCACTCAGTATACCATACCCGACTCGACGCGATAGCTTCTGAAGATTCAGATCACGTGTTACTGGAGGTACTGAAAGTACTGGTTGATGCGGGCGCGCGAGTCGCCGAGAGCGCGGATGATATCATAGTTGGGCTTGTTGCGAAAATGGGAGGCTACGAATCACTGTGGGAGGAAATGAGATCGCAATTGATGCTGGGGAGGTCTGATGCTCTAAGTCTGGGCGTTGAGCGATGATGTATTTAAAGAGGCTGAGGGACGCTAGGATACTGATGAATACAGTCATCGCGATAATAGCGTAACATGGCCATAGACCGACTCAGTACAGAGCAGAGATCTTAGAGACTACTTTATAAGTGTTATACAGACTGTATGCCTAGGCTAGTAAGGATTTACTGACGTTGCCAATCTATGAAGCAATATCATTTGAACGTAAGTTTTGTGCAAGCCAGTCGCATCATCTAATTGGAGCAACATGGTTGGCCTTCGAGCCTGATAACGCCTGATAGTCACATGGGCTACTCGAAGGTCAGCCACTGCGTCGAGCAGGCCACTcaaatatatttttactgCAAATGGGCCGCGGCGCCTTGGAATTTCTCTACTTGGTGTGTCTGGTAAACTATGCTACGGACTGATAATTTGCATGTGCTCAAGATACATATAATGCAGTGGAGATGAAAAGAATCAGAAGCTCTGGGCctctgtcttcttcctcgggtAAGGCTCGACATGTCCCTCCCCAGCATGTTGTCCATGCTCAATGACCTCATCGCGGTGAACCTCGAGAGGAGCCATGACCACCTGAGGGGCATAGAAAGTATCACTAAGATGGAGCTTCTCAGGAGGGACGAAGACGTCGAACCATCGCGGGAGAATGAAGCCAGCGGCAACAATACACATAAC belongs to Fusarium musae strain F31 chromosome 9, whole genome shotgun sequence and includes:
- a CDS encoding hypothetical protein (EggNog:ENOG41), whose translation is MDHITSLLTIKEIRKALISLPVNYDEAYLSTFDRIVKQTPSLRDLALKSLNIISYVKEPLRLVELQHALIAEQGMVEVDPEDLHPSKAIISSCLGLLVVSGAEKTVQFIHSTARNFLQSRPEGMDKRPHLTIVRSCISYMSTTEMRQGRSLSHEDVTQRCQKQPFLNYAANFYGYHAQEVQDECFDQLSGFLENDVLRESSWQLLNFKAHLDTCVSESVFESSPRNVLSLHVAAFWGFETYIDRSLSYTRQGTPSTQKQNLNKSDSHGWTPLHWAVSMGHKSVVAILLRSGASPDLPDLAGWTPTFWAAFKGHADIIEMLWRYDNAPFRCDKKGLTPLHWAVSAGQTEIVKRLLDLKTRFRQYETSPVLSLSSLDDLTVERARALTTRANESPFKFYSDGTDIEMFSAIFSALKQSFREKEDKPPERNEGYYTFDPLLYGPFGQSLKADHGRRARPDRDYQWGKPDVGFLEFVDKLLIHATRSQDLPIIKLVFDIKLVKASGIDSLALLHEAAASGWVEGMAALIGLGADVNNAQRTCEQTPLHRACRNQREAAVKLLLGIDKIDVNARDRNGRTPIMDLMTASYEEKAVTIYKLLVSAGASIHIQDTEGNSLMHYALRTCNATVVQMLCTAGLSIESPNKSGQLALHWMAHWKYFDLRKLVTPDEVQLVRKKRRDCMKVVFRLSSLGSLDSLCVQRAASIPVIDTLLRLGANPYDAGKDGLDCFQLSLLCSEEAGSWEIMGCLRTYANTHPDPRHYFCQGGFLIAADTPIQNEETRYLQVLRQTGAINCETRSGRTLIYEAARRGNTRLTRRLLEHDAYPHYVDDFGSSALHAAAKQQSPTTVTALLQAGADVHQTSVDEYGFTVTGTPLHVCLDACDGCKIKTETVETVRILLSYGADPNYAAVKDDHVETSISLCLKALCHSVYHTRLDAIASEDSDHVLLEVLKVLVDAGARVAESADDIIVGLVAKMGGYESLWEEMRSQLMLGRSDALSLGVER